ATCCGGCGATGCAGCCGGCACGAGGCGCCGGCGTCGTCACGGTGAACGGGGCCGGGGCCACGTTTCCGTTCCCGCTGTATTCCCGCTGGTTCGCGGAATTCAACCGGGCGCATTCCGATGTCCGGATCAACTATCAATCCATCGGCAGCGGCGGCGGCATCGAGCAGGTCAAGAAGCGCACGGTCGACTTCGGGGCCTCGGACGCGCCGCTCTCGGATCAGCAGCTCAGTGAGATGGGCCGGAAGATCATCTTGATCCCGACGGTGGCGGGCGCGATCGCGATGAGCTACAATATCCCGAACGTCGGGACCGGACTGCGCCTGTCGTCGCAGAACATCGTGGCGCTGTACATGGGCCAGATCACCAAGTGGAACGACCCCAAGCTCACGGCGGACAATCCGGGCATGAAACTGCCGGACATGCCGATTACGGTCGTGCACCGGTCGGACGGCAGCGGGACGACCTTCCACTTCACGTCCTTCTTGTCTCTGGTCAGCCCTGAGTGGTCGAACAAGGTCGGCCACGCGACGTCGGTGGAGTGGCCCGGGGGCATCGGCGGCAAGGGGAACGAAGGGGTCGCCGGCGCGGTCAAACAGACACCCGGCGCCATCGGCTACGTCGAACTCGCCTACGTCAAGCAGAACAACCTCACGTACGCGATCGTGAAAAACCGCGACGGCCACTGGGTCGCGCCGTCGCTGGCCGCGACGACCCTGGCTGCCCAGGGCGGCGCGGCGAAGATGGTCGCCAAGAGTGATGTCCGCGTGTCGATCGCGTACGCGCCCGGGGCGACGAATTACCCGATCGCGGGATTTACGTATCTCTTGATCCCACAGGAGCAAACCGACGAGGTGAAGGGGCGTGCGCTCGTTCAGTTCCTCTGGTGGGCCATCCACGACGGGGAGAAGGACGCCGCGCAGCTGCTGTACGCGGCGGCTCCCGCGCCGGTCGTCAAGATCGACGAAGGGCTCGTCCGGCAGGTGACGTACCAGGGCAAGGCGCTGCTCGCGGCGCCGTAAGGATTCCGGCATGTCCTACGCCGTGCCGGCCCGAAGGGGAGGACCGCCGCCTCTCCCGGCCGTGCCGCGATCCCGATCGCGGGGCGGCCACCGGGGAGACACCGTCTTCCGGGTCACGCTGACCATTTTTGGCCTGGCCGTGATCGTGCTGGTTGCGGGCATCGCCGTCATGCTGGCCGGGGCTGCCATGCCGTCGATCCGGCGGTTCGGACTCGCGTTTCTCTGGACGTCGCGATGGGACCCGGTGCACAATGTCTTCGGGGCGCTGCCGTTCGTCTTCGGCACGATCGCGTCGTCGGCGCTCGCGCTGCTCATCGCGGTACCCATCAGCCTTGGCGTGGCCATCTACCTCGTCGAGATCGCGCCGTCGCAAACGGCGCTCGCGCTGTCGTTCCTCGTCGAACTGCTGGCGGCGATCCCGAGCGTCATCCTGGGACTGTG
The sequence above is a segment of the bacterium genome. Coding sequences within it:
- the pstS gene encoding phosphate ABC transporter substrate-binding protein PstS encodes the protein MKTAPLWRSLIAAAAICGVVVVADPAMQPARGAGVVTVNGAGATFPFPLYSRWFAEFNRAHSDVRINYQSIGSGGGIEQVKKRTVDFGASDAPLSDQQLSEMGRKIILIPTVAGAIAMSYNIPNVGTGLRLSSQNIVALYMGQITKWNDPKLTADNPGMKLPDMPITVVHRSDGSGTTFHFTSFLSLVSPEWSNKVGHATSVEWPGGIGGKGNEGVAGAVKQTPGAIGYVELAYVKQNNLTYAIVKNRDGHWVAPSLAATTLAAQGGAAKMVAKSDVRVSIAYAPGATNYPIAGFTYLLIPQEQTDEVKGRALVQFLWWAIHDGEKDAAQLLYAAAPAPVVKIDEGLVRQVTYQGKALLAAP